GTGTCTTTTGTGGAGAATCAAccctattttaccaaaaatcatcttcaagGGGAGAATATTgtagaagaagataatttttctaaacttgtagaagaagataattttttgaaaatttatgaaTCTCTTCCAAATATGTTTGATATGATTGACACTCCACTCTGATGAACGATCCAAGGAAATTGGTgctcaaaacaataaagaacATGATGCTTCTAGTTCATAGGTGCCAAGCATAATGGAGTTGGAACcagggggagaattactacAAACAGATCAAAGCAATTCGAAACTTGAGCTTCAGTTTTATATCAGAAGAAAATCTCAGAGAAATGCTATTGATCCGAATATCCTTCCAATAACTAAGCAGTTGGCATCTTTGGATGATGGTCATTCTTCCACTCAGGGTAATTCTAAACTTACTCTTTTAAATTATTCCTCAGTTGATTTGTCTGATCTTGATGTCCCCATTGCCACTAGAAGTTGAGTAAGATCTTGTACTAAACATCCTATTGCCAAATACTTGTCCTATCAAAAACTGTCTAATAGCCACAAagcatttcttttaaatatttctaacttGCATGTACTAAGAATAATTCAGGAATCAGGATGCTCTAGGTGATCCGAATTGGAAGCTAGCCGTAaaggaggagatgaatgctcttaAAAAGAACAGGACTTGGGAGATCGTGGAGCTACCGAGAGGCAAGACACTGTAGgctgtaaatgggtcttcactGTAAAATGTAAGGCAGATGGAAGCATAAAGAGATATAAGACAAGACTTGTTGCCAAGCGGTTCACCCAAACATATGGCATCGActatcaaaagaaaatgaaaagaagaagaaaaagaaaaaaagaaaaggaaaaagaaagaaaatagaagaaaaatagaaaaaaatgtagaaaaattatggaaaagtAGGAAAtcatgttttattaatatttcggagattttggtgaggaAATTATTCGGGCACGCGAAAATTGAGGtcaggcacgcaaatcaaggcgatGCACGTTTTTTTAGGTGTACTGAATTTTGGGCATCatgtgagtggttttatcccaaaacttatatgtgttatgttttgcctatattgagcatgatatttatgatggtTGCTAAATCATATGCTGTGTTCTAAAACTCGGGCTGGGCGGCCGCCAGCCGCGGCGCTTTTGGGGGAGGCGGCCCCCCGACTAGGCGGTTCCAGGCGCGCCTAGGAGGCCGCCTAGCCTCCAGTCGCAGCCCTAGGCGGCCACCGCCCCCCACACTTTTCTTCAGCTTTAGGTTTACATTTCATTTCGTTTTCAGATttcccccctcctctctctctcacctctcGTTGTCTCATCTTGGTGCGTCACCGGTTGCTCCCCTCCTCGCCGCCGCCGGACCCGCCGCCGCTGCTTGCTGGAACGACAACCTGTCTGGCCGCCTCTCTCACCGCACCACCTCTCTCACCGAGCAACCTCTCTGGTTGCCTCTCTCACCGGCCACCGCACCGCCTCTCTCCCTCGCCGCCGACCGCGTCCCTCGCCGCCGACCGCCTCTCCTCTGTGTTCTACCACCGCCAAGCCCCTTTCTCTCTCAGTCCGCCGCCTTCAAGCATCACTAACAGTATGTACTATGtatttaaaactatttattaaccATCATCTATGATTTTCAGATTTATTAACCATGTCTTTCACTAGCAATGTTTAGATTTTGTCTTCCacatgattttgattttcagatttgtgttagcctctctctctttttttcttttccttgataaGTTACCTGATGATCCTTTCATTGATTCTTATTGAACCTCCTTAACACAAACTAGACTTCATTACCCAAACTTACATTGCATTACCTTTACCAGTAAATTCAGTGcacaaagataaaattaatgcTATTTGCTGATTATTTTACCAGGGATGGAGAGGTTTGAAAGTTCTTAGTTCATTGGAAAGATCATCCTGATTATGATTCTACTTGGAATCTGTTAGGCTGTTAGCgattttcagatttgatttttagattttatcttccacatgattttgattttcagtTTCAGATTTGTGTTAGGCTATTAGCAATGTTAAGTTCCTATGTTAGGTTGTTAGctttgattttcagatttgtGTTAGGCTGTTAGCAatgattttcagatttgattttcagattttgtcttccacatgattttcagatttgattttgacttccacatgattttcagatttgattttGTTCAGTTTAAGTGATGTCTGGAACGGGGAGTACGGAAGCATCGTCCGCTACCGtctcaattcttaaaaggaagtcaaatgatgtGGGGTGGGAGTATGGGATGCTAATTGATCCCAAGAATATGGACAAAGTCAAATGCAAGTTATGCAGTAAGGTGATGTCTGGCGGTGTTTACCGAGTTAAAGAACACATTGGCCACATTTCTGGAAATGTGTCTGCATGTCCAAAAGCTTCTCCAGATGATAGAGCCAAATGCAAGAATGCAATTGAGGAGGCAaggaataaaaagaagaataagaaaaaggaagaagatctGATGAGATCAACAGTCAATATTTCTGAAAAGGGGGAAGGGAATGGTGATGATGAATCGCAAGAATTAGGGAGTAATAACCCACCTCGCACACTTGGCCCTATGGATAAATTTGCAAGTTCTATCAGCCCTGAAGCTGGTTCAAGTGTAAAAATGACACAAAgacaacaaaatatcaataaagCACTCTTTAAAGAGAGGACACAGACAGTCCGTGAATATTGTGCTAGGTGGGTCTATGAGCACGGTATTCCTTTCAATGCCATTGATAATGACAGTTTCAAGTTGTTTGTTGAGGCagttggtcaatttgggccaGGCTTCAATCCTCCTAGTCAATACCAATTGAGGGAAACATTGCTAAAGGGGGAAGTTGACAGGATGAAAGGTTTGttaaagaagcatgaagaagagtgggcaagaaatgggtgctccattatgacaAATGCTTGGAGtaatagaaaaagaaggagcatcatgaacttatgtgttaattctaatgcaggtactgctttcctttcttctaaaGAATCTTCAGAGGAggcacatacaagtgaactcatttttgagtatgtggacaaatgcattgagcaagttgggccacaaaatgtTGTCCAAGTGGTAACTGACAATGCTGCCTGCCAACAATATGGGAGCGGCAAAGTTATTAAAGGTGAAGAGACCCAATATCttttggacatcatgtgctactcacaccatcaatttaATGCTTGAAAGCATTGGAAAACTGCCAAGGTACAAAAAAGTCATTGATCAAGCCAAGAGTTTGACAATCTTTATTTATGCACATCATAAGACCTTatccttaatgaggtcatttacaaagaagagggatatagtgagaccgggtgtcactagatttgcttcttctttccttactcTACAAAGTTTAATGGAGAAAAAGAGCCAATTGAGAGCAATGTTTACTAGCTCTGAGTGGGAGGAGTGCAAGTGGTCAAAGactgttaaagggaaagcagccTATGCAACTGTGTTAAGCattgctttctggaatggtgtgactatatgtcttaaggtttttgcacctttggtgaaggtgcttcgaattgttgatgcagataagaagccttctatgggctttttatatGGAGAGATTAATCAGGCAAAAAAGGATATTAAGGAGGCTCTAAACAATCTTGAAAAGAACTATTTGCCTATTATGGAAATTATTGATGCAAGAgtgaaagataggctagatagtccatTGCATTTTgcggcttaccttttgaatccatATTATTTGTTCAAAGATATAGATATGCAATTTGATAATGAACTGATGGATGGGTTTTTTAATGCTGTGGAGATGTTTTTTTATGGTGATGATCGCATGCAAGGGCATATTttaaatgttgagttgccaaaaTATACTTGCAAAGAGGAGTTTTTGGAAAGTCATGGGCAATTCAAGGGTGTGCAACAAATGATGATAATTATAACCCAGGTATAAAATTCCTTCCTTTAATCttaggacttttttttttttagtttctatCGTATATTAGTttagtgtataaatttcaaatttgtttaaCCTATGTAGTTAaatggtggatgacttatggaaatcaaacaccaaacttgcaacgaatggcgagAAGGATCCTCTCGTTAACTAGTAGTTCatccggttgtgaaagaaattggagtacttttgaaggggttagtgcatattttaaagtgttttcaatattttaatcaattagttatctatcatttatattgaattattgatattgctttcattttctttatgtagatacatacgaaaaaaagaaatagactagatgttaatcgattgaacaatctagtctttgtccaatttaatgcaaaactgatgaacaagcaaaaaagggagaaggagaggaatgttgatgtgttacttgctagtgatgctagtaatgcacaaggatggatcgttgatggagaagatgatgaagaaattgagcCTGGTATGGGGCTCACTTGGGAAATGGTTGGTGAAGCTTCTGGAGCAGACGACATGCTTCAacctcgaagaagttctaggatgagagaacttcatgaagatgattttcaatcagaagaagaagatgaacaagagcatcatgaatttgattttgagtctgatGAAGATCGTGTGctagaagaatatggagaggaagaagaagaaatccactAAGATAACTAGATATTACTTAGATTCTTCATAtatgttttaatgtttatgttgtattattgttgtttttgtcaTCTTGACCTCAGTACTAATCTACAACAGtttgtttttaaagttttttaatgtttaaattcattatttcacttattATTCCAACTTTGGTTTACTTGATATCAAAttgcatcaaaaaatttaaaaaaaaaacactattgTCCAAGTCGCtgcctaggccccgcctaggcgccctaggcgctaggccccagtcgGGCGCCTGACTAGCgtctagcgccttttagaacactgatcaTATGTAATTTATGCACATCTTGTCATATCTGTACATATATTGTTGCATCGGTAGTCATGATTTTTTCTTGACATGATATTGTTGGTATATCGATATTTGTGTCGGGATGGGATGCCGTCCTGATaatgtagccgtaattccccaagggtaatgatggaacaacgttcGGGAGTATCTCGAAAGCAGGTCGGGATTATTATCGGGGGTTCCATACTGAGCAAGAGGGCCATGGAAGTTACATTAgggcaaatgtttgttcatgtatttgcatcatgcattcatgtatctgtttttaaaccctcactagaagattcatcttctaattgggttatgtccttggaacattcaaacgttccagataggACTTGTAGCTTAGGCATGTAAGTGATTGAGAtgtgacggcacgtgatgacaTGTCCGATGGATTCAACATATTGTTCCGGTATTTTGCTTCTTCAGGAAGATTCGGTTATGTTTTTGTCAAGTTTCGATTTTAGCTTCcttatttatgatgattatctgtcttagcttattgattcttgttttgatatgttgagaaggtagaacgggattgtcgggaaatgatttatattgagtttatgttgaaaaaaaatatatattcccttaaattcttaaattatttaacgctCGGGAAATGCAGGGCGTTACAACagtttaaaaaaatccttatatggtttgaaagatttagaaaagcgGTAAAAGGATATGGTTATACTCAGAGCTAAGCAGACCACACAATGTACTTTAAGCACTCTGGTGATGGAAAGAAAGCTattttaattgtctatgtggatgatataataataactggTGATGACAGGAGAGAGATTGAAGAACTTAAGAGGAAACTAGCATATGAGTTTGAGACCAAGGACTTGCAAGATCTAAGTAGGGAATCTTTGTCAACCAACATAAGTATGTCCTAGATTTACTCATTGAAATAGGAATGCTTAGGTGTAAGATAGATGAAACTCCCATTGAACCTTATTTGAAGCTATAACTTGTCGAAGCCAAACAtgtggtagaaagggagaaatatcaaaggcTTGTGGGCTAACTCATCTATCTGTCCCACACTTGACCTGATATAGCATTTACAGTAAGTGTAGTAAGTCAATTTTTGTACTCACCTggttcacaacattttgaagctGTCTACAGAATTCTAAGGTACCTAACGAGAACTCCTGGAAAAGATTTGCTCTTCAGAAAACATGGACATCTTCACATAGAGGCTTATACAGACGCAGACTAAGCAGACAGTATTATTAATAGAAGATCTACATCGGGATACTGCACCTTTGTGGGAGGTAATCTCATCACTTtgaggagcaagaaacaaaacGTGGTGGCCAAAAGTAGTGCTGAAGTTGAATTTCGTTCAGTTGCCCACAGGATTTGTGAGGTTATGTGGATAAAGAGACTTTTAGAGGACTTAAGGGTTTCCACTCCCTTACCAGCTAAGGTTTACTGTGATAATAAAACTGTGATTTTCATTGCCCATAATCCAGTACTCCGTGATAGGATAAAGCATATAGAAGTGGATAAGCACtttattaaggagaaaattgataATGGGGCAATTTGTGTGCCCTATATTCTAACAGTTGATCAAGTCGCCGATGTTCTTACAAAGGGGttacacaaaaatcaatttgaaaaaatagtgaGGAAGCTTGCCATGGAAGATATATTCAagctagcttgagggggagtgtagaaatgTAAAAAATGGGGACAATGGATCCATATTTTATGGGATCCCACAAATTGAGGAAACATGTATCCATGTTTCATGGGTTACATGTTTCCATATTTTATGGGTTTtacttttctatcttttggtgtGTATATAAGATGTTGTATGTAGATTAGATTGTAAGAGAAGATATCATtgtatttcatattattttgtttggttATACTTTGTTCTTTTTTGTACTTGTGTTCGATACTGCTGCATTGTTCcatacatattatatttaattgtccACAACATTAGCAAGTGTCTTGTGCATTTTATAACACGGGAATTGATTGAGAACATAAAGGGAAATACAATTAAAAGGGTTGATGTAGAAAATCACATATTTGGTACGCACAAGTTTGGCTTCTATGCCCGCAGATGATTTTCCACATAGTGTCTACATTTGAATTTGGCATATTATAATGATATATACACACTTCACATTATCTTTTTTGCCAGACATTTTTATAGATATATGTGCATGTATTTTATATCCTCCTTGTCTCCCTAGTATTAGCTTAGCTCTCACCTAGGAGTGTGTGCAATTCATTTTGAGTGGCATACTTTCTTTGACATGTATCAACATGGATACTTATTAGACATGTCAAGTTACatgtcttaattttttattattatttttattattcgacacttctttgacacatgaTAGACACACATGTCGATAGATTTGACAGGCTAAGGGCAAGACGGagttttttaaacatttttcagTTTGAAATTTTCAGATACAAGAAATTTttaggtgaaaaataaaaaaaataaaatgaagccTAATTACAACTCCAAGAAGAGTGgttcctctttttttttattgtatgttAATGGTGtttatattgattatttaagTTGGATTAATGGT
This genomic stretch from Diospyros lotus cultivar Yz01 chromosome 1, ASM1463336v1, whole genome shotgun sequence harbors:
- the LOC127786700 gene encoding uncharacterized protein LOC127786700; translated protein: MSGTGSTEASSATVSILKRKSNDVGWEYGMLIDPKNMDKVKCKLCSKVMSGGVYRVKEHIGHISGNVSACPKASPDDRAKCKNAIEEARNKKKNKKKEEDLMRSTVNISEKGEGNGDDESQELGSNNPPRTLGPMDKFASSISPEAGSSVKMTQRQQNINKALFKERTQTVREYCARWVYEHGIPFNAIDNDSFKLFVEAVGQFGPGFNPPSQYQLRETLLKGEVDRMKGLLKKHEEEWARNGCSIMTNAWSNRKRRSIMNLCVNSNAGTAFLSSKESSEEAHTSELIFEYVDKCIEQVGPQNVVQVVTDNAACQQYGSGKVIKGEETQYLLDIMCYSHHQFNA